The Halomonas sp. THAF5a genome segment CAGCCCGGTCCCTCTCCCAGCTCACAGCGGGTGGGGACTCGCACCTCGGCCTGGCCGAGGCAGGGGGAGGGCGCTTGAGAGACCTCGCTCATCGGATGCTCCTTGTTCGTGACGCTCATGTTCGAGCCCCGAGCGGGCCCTTCAATCCGCGGCCTGCCAGGCGGCGACCAGGGCCCGAGCCCGCTCGCCGACCTCGGCGGCACTCAGCCCCGGGGTGTAGAGGGCGGTGCCGAGCCCCGCCCCATGCACGCCGGCGCCTCGCCACTCGGCGAAGTTGTCGACGCCGATGCCGCCGACGGCATAGAGCTCGGTGCCCCGGGGCAGCACGGCCATCATCGCCTTCATGTTGGCGATGCCGACCTGGGAGGCCGGGAACAGCTTGAGGCCGGAGGCGCCGGCCTCGAGCGCCGCGAAGGCCTCGGTGGGCGTGACGATCGCCGGCATCGAGATCATGTCCAGGCGACGGGTCTCGCGGATGACGGCCGCGTTGGTGTTGGGGGAGACGATCAGGCGGCCGCCTGCGGCATGCACGTCGCGCACCTGCTCGGGCGTCAGCACGGTGCCGGCCCCGACCAGGATCCGGTCGCCGTGGTGCTCGGCGCAGTGCCGTGCCAGCGCCGCGATGCTCGCCAGCGGGTCCGGCGAATTGAGGGGCACCTCGATGCGGGTGATGCCGGCGGCGATGATCTCCTCGGCGATGGCCAGGATCTCGGCGGGCGTGACGCCGCGCAGGATGGCAACCAGGGGCAGACTCATGATGGCTCCTTGCAGGTTCGGGGGCGGCCGCCACCTGACGGCGGCCGCGTCTCAGGGGGTGGGGGAGGGCGAGCGGGAGGCGTGATGGATGCGCCCCAGCCCGGCCAGGATCATGTCCGCATTGGCCTGCGTGCCGACCGCGAAGCCGAGATGCTCGAGGGCGAGGCGATAGCGTTGGCACAGCGCCTCGGCGCCGATCAGCACCACCCGGCCGCCGGCAGGCAGCCGCGAGGTGGCGCCGGCAAGCTCCAGGCCGAGCACCAGGCCCGATAGCCGCGCGCCGAGCACGGCGCCGCGCGCCTCGCCCGCGGGCAGCGAGGCATCCAGCAGGTCGCGGGCGCGGATGCCGAACAGCTCGGCGCTCAGCCGCGCGGGGGCGGCCACGGCGGTGTCGATGCCCGCGAGGAAGGCCGCCTGTTGGGCCTCATCGGCCAGGTCTTCGGCAGACTCGGCGGCGGCAAGCGAGTGGCGCAGCACCGAGTCCTGGCGCAGCAGCTTGTAGAGCTCGCCGCTCATGTAGGTGCCGAAGTCGAGCAGGCGGCCCGCCTCGAGGCGCGCCCACTTGGCGTGGGTGCCGGGCAGGCAGACGGCGCCCTCGAAGCCCGGCTGCCGGGCCAACAGGCCGGCCAGCTGCGTCTCCTCGCCGCGCATCACGTCGAAGCCGGCCGTCGCCGAGCCGCTGCCCGGACGCTGGCAGAGCCCCGGCAGGATCTGCACGTCGAGGCGCGCATCGCGGGTGGGCACCGGCGTCAGGCGGGTGGCGAGGCGCGACAGTACCTCGCTAGGCGGCGTCTCCAGCGGCAGGTAGGCGGCCTCCACCCAGCCCTGGCGGGCGCCGGCCATGCCGCAGATCAGCACCTCGGTGGCCGGTTCGGCCGCCGGCAGCCAGTCGCCGATCGCCTCGAGCAGGGCGCCCTCGAACGCGTCCGGGGTCAGATCCAGCATGCCGCGAGCGCTGTTGGCCTCGCCGATCACGCGGTCAGCGCCGTCGAGCGCCCAGGCGCGCAGGTTGCTGGAGCCCCAGTCCACCGCGATCCAGGCGGGGCGGGAGGCGACGGAG includes the following:
- a CDS encoding 2-dehydro-3-deoxygalactonokinase — protein: MGSSVASRPAWIAVDWGSSNLRAWALDGADRVIGEANSARGMLDLTPDAFEGALLEAIGDWLPAAEPATEVLICGMAGARQGWVEAAYLPLETPPSEVLSRLATRLTPVPTRDARLDVQILPGLCQRPGSGSATAGFDVMRGEETQLAGLLARQPGFEGAVCLPGTHAKWARLEAGRLLDFGTYMSGELYKLLRQDSVLRHSLAAAESAEDLADEAQQAAFLAGIDTAVAAPARLSAELFGIRARDLLDASLPAGEARGAVLGARLSGLVLGLELAGATSRLPAGGRVVLIGAEALCQRYRLALEHLGFAVGTQANADMILAGLGRIHHASRSPSPTP
- a CDS encoding 2-dehydro-3-deoxy-6-phosphogalactonate aldolase, encoding MSLPLVAILRGVTPAEILAIAEEIIAAGITRIEVPLNSPDPLASIAALARHCAEHHGDRILVGAGTVLTPEQVRDVHAAGGRLIVSPNTNAAVIRETRRLDMISMPAIVTPTEAFAALEAGASGLKLFPASQVGIANMKAMMAVLPRGTELYAVGGIGVDNFAEWRGAGVHGAGLGTALYTPGLSAAEVGERARALVAAWQAAD